A window of Paracoccaceae bacterium Fryx2 contains these coding sequences:
- a CDS encoding DUF4236 domain-containing protein, which produces MSFRFWRRIRLAPGVTLNLSKSMASLSLGPRGAKYTISPNGNRMTAGLTGTGLFYTVHDSKRAERGEAAPAPAVPQRDRLKLGFFQRLMTPVVERRFIDGIRALNDGDQDAALTALEEAGDLPDAAWMAGMIRLRREEFDRAEAHFQHALGMVNDLGTLFAKYEIAAQASLPITKDIFAHVFPRERGTRLALVEIAQLADRSRDAMAHLERLMELDPTDPVVLVSFAELALDTPDDRALMERVVRATVNVENETPVDTAILLYRGKALAKLGLPDAAIDVLTLANRRHKDRPEVLMRQIRYDRAVLYDQVGRKAQARREFERLYAADPNYEDVAERLGFAATTATFSGDRI; this is translated from the coding sequence ATGAGTTTCCGCTTCTGGCGCCGCATCCGTCTGGCCCCCGGGGTCACGCTGAACCTGTCGAAATCAATGGCATCGCTGTCGCTGGGCCCGCGCGGCGCGAAATACACTATCAGCCCAAACGGAAACCGCATGACGGCAGGATTGACCGGGACCGGGCTTTTCTACACCGTCCATGACAGTAAGCGTGCTGAGCGAGGCGAGGCCGCACCTGCGCCAGCTGTGCCGCAGCGCGACCGGTTGAAGCTTGGCTTCTTTCAACGTCTGATGACGCCAGTAGTGGAGCGGAGATTCATTGATGGCATCCGCGCGCTCAATGATGGTGATCAGGACGCGGCACTGACCGCTCTGGAAGAAGCAGGCGACCTGCCCGATGCTGCCTGGATGGCTGGAATGATCCGGCTCCGCCGCGAGGAGTTCGACCGAGCAGAGGCGCATTTCCAGCATGCACTGGGCATGGTCAATGATCTGGGCACGTTATTCGCCAAATACGAGATCGCCGCGCAGGCCAGCTTGCCAATCACGAAGGATATCTTCGCGCATGTATTCCCGCGCGAGCGCGGCACGCGATTGGCACTTGTGGAGATTGCGCAACTGGCGGACCGGTCGCGTGATGCCATGGCGCATCTGGAACGGCTTATGGAACTGGACCCGACAGACCCCGTGGTGTTGGTGTCTTTTGCTGAACTGGCACTCGACACACCTGATGACCGCGCATTGATGGAGAGGGTGGTGCGCGCCACGGTGAATGTCGAAAACGAGACCCCGGTCGACACAGCGATCCTGCTTTATCGCGGCAAGGCGCTGGCCAAGTTGGGCCTGCCCGATGCAGCGATCGATGTGCTGACCTTGGCAAATCGCCGCCATAAGGACCGCCCCGAGGTATTAATGCGGCAGATCCGCTATGATCGCGCGGTTCTCTATGACCAAGTAGGCCGCAAGGCACAGGCAAGGCGCGAGTTCGAACGTCTATATGCCGCTGACCCGAACTATGAGGATGTGGCAGAGCGGCTGGGTTTTGCAGCAACTACTGCGACATTTAGTGGAGATCGGATATAA